atcattatgattattgtatttcataaattgttcattttaataaaattttattatgaacttataattgttcattaatatgttgaattgacataaagaattgaaattttgatttcaataaattggatagttcatttgtcgtttttcacaaattaaatttatttaacctttaaataagtaaaatttatttgcattttcataaataaaaaaaatttaaaatttaataggttatacatgtccaataattatttaaaagaaattaataaaaaaataaatcacaattataaaagtttacaaaagtttacaaaagtctacaaaaatcttgaaaaaaaagtctataaaagtctatgaaatttgttttacaattccatgagattctataaaaatcaatcaaaatccACCAACTCCACAAAAGTccaccttttaaaaaaaatcattaaaaatcattaaaagttTAGATTGAATACACCCCCCTAATTATTGTAAAACTCGAAACAAACGTAGAACGAGACTGAATATCATCAATTGCACGCACAAATCGGTGTCTAAAGACTTTTGAAAATATAACATCCGTCGCCTCGTCCTCCCTAGAGATACTACCAAAACCAAAACCTAAATATTTTGAAGTCGAAGGTTCTGCAAGCATGCTTGTATTCATGTATTGTCAAAATGCAACACGACCCGTCAATCCGACACGATccaacacgaaaaaaatcaggttcgggttggggtttttcgggttcggtTTGTGTGGATTCGGGTTAGTGCTAGGTTAGACGGGTTTCGGGTCGGGTCGAGCCACGAGTTGATccgatttttttttgaaaatattgtctatatttttatatatggtatgtttgaataaaatttattatatatttatatgataaattttcatcatttaatatttattttatatatattttattttttaataattatttatttgatttaataaatatatttttaattttctaccattaaattttcaaatttacttCTTCAATCGACTTTTTTAAGTGATTCTACCAATCACAAGCAGAAACAATTTATACTTAAGACAAGATAACTAAGGACTGTctttataattttcaaaaaacgaAAGTATATTCACTAAAAACATCTTTAAGATTACTATTTTAAGAGCTTCCCATAACTGCAAACTCAGATCAACTTCGATTCAACATTTtacaatgatttaaaattaaataatttttttaaaagataaacTGGATCACCTGTTGGCTGTTACACTCATAATGGACTTTTGAGTAAATTTCCTAGGTAATTTACAGAAATtccattaatttttttgaaacacAGTTTAGTTCTTAAGAAATGACTTAACATTCAAGTGAGTTACAATTCAATACAAGTTGTGAACGTTATTGAATTATTAACTTAACTCTTTTTTTTACCacatttcaaatataaaataaaatacaaacagccttaaatttttcattttttccctCTAATGGCACCGACTATTAGTTGGCGATGATAATAGTCGCTTGATTTTtgataaagaaaatattttgtaacCGGAGGGTACAGAGGTTTGCAAAGATTTTTGGAAATGGGTTTTATTACCTCACAGTTGGAAGAACTGCCAAGGCCAAGAAGGCAGCAGCCGCAGAGGTGATTCTGGTCGAGTGAGCCTTTGATTCCCATGTTTACTCATCTAACCAGAGAAACTCTCATAAAAATTGTGAAACAAACATGAAAAATTACCCATTAACCACAGCAGAAGCACACAAACGGACAAGGAAAAAAACAGATTGCCATTTTGAAACTCAGACATTTAAATCGTCTCAATGTGTACTTTCAGGAGAATGATGTATCCGACTTAAAATTATTGACTCGGACACAACTATCTCTGGCATCATCGCCTCAGAACACACATCAGTTGGAATTGTACCATAACTAGTAACACTAGACTTTACGTCCTTAATGTTACCATCATTTTTCACCTCAGCAGGTAAAGGAGCGTGGAACCCTTCGATGCTTTCCACAGATAAAGGTCCCTCCTCAATGATTTGATCCTTTGGCAGTAATTTCGAGGCTAAATTCACCATCATGTTATCATGTTCTTGGGTAGAAATTGGCTCTTTGGATTTTACCATTGTGTTGGCCGGTGGTAGATCAAGATCTTGATGGGCAGATACAGTATAACCTTCAGCATCTGATGAAGTATTTGAAGGAATAAACTCCACATTGACATGCGAAAGTGCGTATTTTCCATCTTGCATTTCACTGGTACTAGAAGGCTTCTCAGTTTTATTGTCTTCTATGTTAAGATCCTCGTGATCATACTTCGTAAAAGGTAGATTGGCACTTGAAAATTTCTCCCCATTTATAACTTTGTCAAAGCTACCTTTTTGGCTCTCATAAAGGGTTATTGCTTTCTGCAATCACAATTGAATCGAAACCAGgaacaaaattaataaaattaatatatgcaTAACGATGGGTACTTGAAAATTGGCATTTCAATAGAAACAGACAAGAACATGGAAAGCCCTAAAGGGTTCCTTACCAAATTAATAAACACATGCATATGTAATAAAACCAAACAGATTTTACTAGAAAGGTCTCTTTTTCTAGGTCTTCTAGCTGCTGCCTATACATCTCAACACAGAAGGTGAAAGGGATCGATCATGGATTAATAGGAGAATTTACACACAGATGAATTATCTACTTTTGCTCATCAGAAAAACTGCAGTATCAGCAAAACATCACAAATAAATTCACGGACACTAATGCCGACAAAACAATCATTTCATTGTACAATGATAAATTGACGTAAGAAAAATTTCACTGATCTACAATGGGCATCAAAATTTAAATGAATTGTAAGTCACTGTATTCTGTATTGTGAGTATGCTTATAAAATATTCCTTTAAACACAAAAACACACCTTCAACATCATAAAATACCTGGAAAACAGAATCATCCACAGTTTCAGATAGGGGAGACCTTAAAATTTGGTGAGGTGCTACTTTAGCTTCTATGGCCTCCTgtcataaaaaatgaaaataatcaaaaaaacaattatttttataatatgaGTAGAACAATATGATGAAATACATATGGCAGTGTCCTTTACCTCGATGAATAATATCTTTAAATAATCTATATCAGAAATTATGCTCTGATCCATATAAATAAAACCTCTGCACTGATTGAATAACTCAGGTTCAGTAAGATCAGCAGAAATATCAAGCTTGGAAAGGTAAACCAGGCAAAAAGGTACATCATCCTTCTCTGAGATTTTAGCTAAACTACTAGTATCCTTGAGGTTATTAATGGGAGCATCCGCAGAATTAATTTCGGATTCATAATTGGATTGGTTAACATCATTGATTGCTGCCTGCTCATCAGGAAAAATTTGTTCATTTTGAGTTGGCTGAATAGATTGACAAGCCAATGCTTCATCTACATTCAGTGAAAAGTCATTCTCTTGTTCATATGATTGCATCTCCAAGCATAAATCTCCAGTTCTATCCCAGCCATGACCACCAGGGAGGCTTCTAGAATGGTCCCACCCTGGCCTACCGTATCTGTGAGCCTCATCCCGATAGACAGCATGACTTGCATCCCAAGAATGCAATGGATTACACGAATCATCAACAGGATTGTGCCATCCCATTGGGCGAACAGGGATTGAAAATCTGTCATTGTCGGAAACGTGATAAGGAGCAGGATGGTTTGAATCCACGGGTGGTCTGATGCCAAACATTGCTGGAGCTGGAAAAGGCTGCATTACTGAATGAAAACCGACAGGGGGCGGAGGATGTGGGAAAGACATGAAACCATTTGGAACAGTAGACGGCCAGCTTGGAACGCCTCTCCAAGGATTTCCTTGAATTCTTCCCAGATTAGGATCGCCGCCGCCACTCCTCCTATGACGGTTGTTCGACTTAAATCTATTTTCATCTTCGATCGAGCCAGACATTAAAGGGCTATCCACCCCTGTTCTCAGGGGAGGAAGAGGTGGAAACGACTTAGAACCTCCAGATAAATGGTTATTTCGTGTAAAAGAGGAAGACATGGATAGAGTATCAGATTCAGCTTGTGAATGTTCATCTCTAGGAAGCACATTCATGGCCAACTCACGACGTTCCCTACCTTCCTTCCCAGTGTGGTCCTTCACATCTCGAGAGCCACTACTCCTCTGCACCAATTCTTCAATATCAATATTTCGTCTTACACCAGACCTATTAAACTGTCTCCTATCATTATTTAAGGATGGAGATTTATCCGGTCGTTTCAATAGTGATGAACGAGTGTCTGATTTTAAACGTCTTTCAGCAGATGACTCTCTCAAATGGCCATCTTCTTTCTGGCCAAGTTTCTCcagtgaccaagatgaggtctTTTCAGATCCTCCCAGAGCATAATCTCTACCAGAAGTCATATTGTGCCGAAGTCTTTCTTCATCACTATATTCCCTATGCTTGTATTCATCCTGCTTAGCGAGCCTGGACAAAAGCCAAAGGAAGTGTATACGCATGTTTGATCAGAACAACAAACAGAACAACAAGCTATACACTAaattattgttattaattaaatgCATATGCTACAACAGAACACGAAAATATAAGCAATAGCAAAGTCGATACCAAAAATTCTCTTTTACAAAACAAAAAGTTGCATCACAACTGGCTCACTGGAGTTCAACATAAAGGTGTCAATGAAAATGGAAATTAACCTTCGGTTATGCTCCAGTCAAAATTCACAAGGATATGATACCACCAGAATTAACACACTCCACTGAACCAACTCCACACCCAaaaacacactcacacacagAGATCATTTGAAATTGCACGTAATCGTTGGACAACAAAAGAAACACTGGAATATGGGCTTTTAAAAAGTTGGCAGAAATTAAAGCATCAGGTGAGAAGAACCCATGGAATCCTCCAATATACTCTtcacaaaataattaacttaTTTGTTATGGAATTTGCTTTCCATTCAATTTCATCAAGCAACTCCAAAAATTTGAGTTTTTTCTTCATGCACACAACCTCTTTGTAAATGGCTAAACTTTCATacaattaataatttatccccttcaaaataacaaaaaataaataatttccaCTAGGATCACAACCATTTCTGAGTTTTGCATCAGCGTGCTAGTCGAAGTTAGTCAAAATAACCTTTGGATTGATATTACTAGACATTAATGATTACCTATAGTTATCCCTTGGAGTAAGAGAACTTGAGCTGGGTGACCTACCCCTTCTGCTATGGTTTAAGTTAAGTTCAATTTCAGCATTCCTTGACATAGATTGCCCTCTGTCAGGCACTGAGTCCGTTCCTGCTTCGCTTCCACTTCTCTTTTCCGAATCAAATCTGTGATCCTTGGTACTTCGGGACCTAACATCATGATTATCCTGTTTTTCAGTAGTTCTTCTCCTACCTTGATCATCTCTATACCTAACTGTTCTATCATCATGCATTGGACTATCATCATGTGTGCTTGAATGTTTAGAATGACGATCAGCAGCACAAAAACCGTCATTTGAATGCCTAGGGTCAGATTTGTCACCAGAACAGTACCTTATGGCAAGTTCTTCACCATACTTTGCTTCTCTTGGTCTCTCCTCCCTGTCAAAATCATCCACATGCTTACCATCCTTATACTGACGCTCTCTTTCAAAATCTTCTCGATGTTTTTCTTCCTTGGTAATATTATCTTTATGGCTATCTTCTCTATAATCATTTTCCCGGTGTCTATCATCTCTATCCCCATTTTCATAATGCCTAACATCCCCATGTCGACCATTTTTTCCTCCATCATCACGATATCGATTATCCACATGTCTGCTTTCCCTTTCACTGTCTTCACGGTGCCTATAATCCCTGCGTCGATCAGCACCATCCCAATATTTATAATCCTTCCCCTTGGTATCTTTCTCTCCATCTTCACGATCCTTTTCATCTTTATGTCTATTGTCTCTATCACCATCTCCACGATGTCTATCTTCTCTACGCTTGGCATCTTTCTTAACATCTTCTTTATGCTTGCCATCTCGATGTTTATTATCGTTCTTCATTTCTTCATGGTACTTCTCTTCCCTTTGCCCATCATTTTTGTGGTCATAAATTCTATCCTTGGGCTTATCATCTTTGTATTTCACATCTTTGGCATGGTCACTTCTTGAGGACAATCCTCTTTCATCACCTTCTTTAAGATCATCATGATGTTTACCTCTATCGCTGGAGCTTTCTCTTCTCCGATATAACCTTTTATCAACTTCTTTCTCTAACTCAGGATTTTGTAACTCTAGTTTTACAGGAAAATCTGCAGAAAGAAATTAAATTTACAGTTTAGAAATACTTAGTACTCCTTCTCAGGGTTGGCACACCACTCCAGAAAATAATGGCACATTGTAGATCAACTAATCTTCTAATGGACTATAAAATAGTAAATAAAAACCTATATTCCtcaaattatgaaattaaagtCATCCtactatttttaataatattgaaTAATAACTCCACTAGAACTTATGAAGTATCAACACAGCAATACAAGCCTTTAGGTTTTTTAGTTGCTTCACAAACACCACAAACATAAAAGCATTCTGagagagaaaaatcttttgtttAATACACCATATAGAGAAAGAGAATTTGTACAAAAAAAGAGAAGACGAAGGAAAACAAAGCGTTTCAATTGACGGAAAAGATCCATCAAcagataaaataaacatattccTACTACGATGCAATCAAATCATAACTAAATCTAGAAGTCCCTTTTACACACCGTGTGCCAACTTTATTACAAACATTAGTAAGATGTGTGGAAGGATGCTAGGAATATTGTAAAGAATCTCTTTTGTCAAACCAGATATCTTCTCTTGCTTCCAGTTTATTGATTATATaagtttcttgaatttcttcttaTGTCAATTATCTGACTCCACGGGATTAGTCCGGTTTGGTTTAGAAATGAATTAAAATGAGGAAATCAAATGAAACTATGATATGCCACGTAAAGTGCTCTAAGTGTTCAGCTAGAATCAACagcaaaacaagacaacatctAAACAATTTCACTAGGAGTACTCCCTCCAACTTCCACCTCATTCCAAACCAGTATAAAGTCCTATGAAATGTCATCTTCTGTAAGCACCCGGATAACTCTAACCACCAATAACTCAAACTGAAGGCCATAAGTGATTGCGTAGACAGGTGCAATGCTCATTAGACAAAAGTTTCTTACTTGAACGATGGTTCAATTGCAAACATCAGTggctgatgccaaaaagaactttaaaatcaaataaacaaaaatcCTCGAGTGAACAAGAATTTGTTTTAACCGCCAGAACTTCTCGACTGCACACAGAAATAAGTAAGAAACAAAGAGAAGTTGTCAATCACATGTTCATTCCACAACTCGAAGTCACCTAACCTGAGTTTTCTCGACTACGTTTAACCTTTCTCTCCACACCAAGATCCCCCGACTGTTGTAATTCCTGCTTATTTCCAACATCCATATCCACTAAATTTGTCTTAGCATCCCCACGCTTAATAACCTGGCCTAACTTCTTCTCCTTCTCCTTATCTGCCCTGCGATCCTTGCCCTTGTATTCCTTCCCTTCTTTCTGACCAGAATAATCCCTCTCAGACTTCCTCTTAGACTCTCCTTTATTCCTACTGTCCTCTTTCACTACCACAACTGCTGAACTTTCCATCTCTCCAGCACTTCCACTTTCATACTTTTTATCCTTATTCTTCCACTCCATTTTGGAACTTTCCCCTTTATTGCCCACTTCCTTCAATTTAGAGTGGGTTTTAGAGTTGTCCCCTTTGATTTTTTCCTTCTCCACGATCTTGTCACTATTGCCTCTTTCTTCCCCACCTCCATTCCACCTGTCTCCAGCATCGCCAATGTCGGTTTTCTCTTTCCGCCGTTTTGATGAAAAGCATTCCTCGGAGGCCTCGCCATTCCCACAACCATTCGGATCTTTACCTTCCTTGCCTTCCCGCGCCTGGGATGAAATTTTGCGCTTCTCACCAGTAGCTGAATCGCGAGAAGCATTTGCCGGGTTCTCATCCCTACTACCTTTATCCTTCGTCCTTACATCCTCTTCGGAGTCTGGATGATCCTTTGAACTGTGTTTGCTCTGCTTATGTGATCTGTGCCTCGAACTCCTGGGCATGGCTGCAACTTCACTTTGCCTCTCACAAACTCCAAGCTCTAAAATTCCCACAAATGCACCACCCAAcaacaaaatcaaccaaaactTTACTTCAAAGTAACTCCGATTACCGCAAAAGAAGGAAAGCGGACAACCACAATAATGCAAAGTAATGCACCGCAGATAAATATAAAAACAGAAACCCTAATTCCAGCAGTTTCCGAACGAAACTTCCCACTTATCAAATCAAGAAACCGCCTTTAATTCCCCGTTGAAAATATAAAACCTGGGCCGTTAAGACACAGCCGTCCACAGTCCGAGACTTTGACCCATTGATTGCGGCGGAACAGAAATATCTAAATACAAAATGAACGAAAATGTATTCCATCAACGAGAAAAATCATACTGATTCCAAGATATGCGGGGAAGAAGAACAAAATCGGGAAATTTAGAGGAGATCGGAGGCGAAGGCAGCCGAAACAAAATGGCGAGGTATCGTATCGTGGATAGCAGCTAGTCAGACGAAACGAGTTGACCTCCGGAGATACGTAATATTTTCATTTGACATGTTTTTTCTATGCATAAATTAGTTCATATGTGTAAATTAGTTCATCGACGGGCCGTGGTCACTGgtcataatatcaaaaattaattatttcatgttttttaaatttaaaaatagatCCTTTGTgaaacaatttcataaatttaaGTATAGTTGAACATGTCAGTTAAGATACGTTATGAAAAAtacgtcttttgtgagacgttctcatgaatttttatcCGTGAGATGAGTCAACATACTCATATTCTCAATAAAAAGGAATACtttgagcataaaaagtaatatttttcatcgatgacccaaataagagacttgtctcacaaaatacgactcgtgagaccgtctcacacaagtttttgtctaaattTAATGATATAATGtagatatttcaaaaaaatatatatgagacggtttcacatgtcattatttattttatgaaataaatttttaaaaaatattatttttatatcaaaattattattttttataataaatatagaTCAGATCGAAATATCACACAAATATAtccatatgatatcatttcacaaaaaggcaaaaacttgtgtgagacggtctcacatgtcgtattttgtgagacggatctcttatttggatcacccatgaaaaagtataactttttatgctaagagtattactttttattgtgaatataggtagggttgacccgtctcacagattatgacccgtgagacggtctcacgtgagacTCACTCTCACGACAAAACATActacttttgtttttatttaaaattttctccttTCTCCCGATATTGAAAAATAGTTAATTTTTGATCGATTCTAGCAAATTTTTTCttcgaataaatattttaaatacttaaagaGTCTAAAAGTTTTTAGAACGCATATGATTTTAGGGCATTATATTTTCCATTCCgatccaaaatttatttttcctgtgAACTTGTAATATAAAATCACATGAGATTTCGAATTTAGTCAATTTTTTGTGACGTGATTTTGAGATGGTGTTATTTGTAATTATCACATTATCatttttgataattaaaaaaatgaataaaattatcaaaaaaaattacaaaatatattagagtgagtctcatgtgagaccgtctcacggatactaatttGTGAGAAGAGTCAATCCCACCcacattcacaataaaaagtaatactctaaacataaaaaattatactttttcatggattacctaaataagatatccgtctcacaaattagacccgtgagaccgtctcacacaaatttttgccaatatattattaaaattaaaattgaacATCTTAAAGAAACAAAATTACAAAAaagaaatttgtaattttttttaaaaaaagtgcaCGAAAAATTCTGAAGTGGATAGAACTGTTATCATAATGGTGATCAATTCCTTCGCACCAAAGAAAAAGAACGATAGCATCCGACTATCCGACCCATGCGGCATCTGATATTACTAAAATAGCCTCCAAACAGAATTCCGCAAGCGGAGCAATCTAGGTGCATAAGAGTAATTTCAAGGATGCACCAATTATATGACTTGTGTCAACAGCTCCACCTGAAGATCAACTCCGTCTCGCCAAGTTCATCATCTGCCAaaacaataaaagaaaaaaattattgtaaattatttttggtATTTCTAGTGAAATTGTAATCTGGGCCTTGGCTCCAAGTTCTATGAGGTGAGAGTTTTGATTATTCATTCAAAAATCTGATTGCGTTTATCGGTACTGGATTTATGCGTGTGTGCCTGTGCTTATAGATATTTGGTCAAGTGAATTTTTAGTGTGAAATATTTTGTGAGATTGGAAAAGGGGTGTTGATTTTTCCGAAATCAAGCGAAACTGATGAAGTTATTACTTTAGCTGAAGAGTTTTGTCCTATTCGCTTAGGAGGGATGTTATAGGGATCTGTTTGGTATACATGTTTGGAAGCTTTTGATATTGATAATTTATGCGTTGATCAATCGGTAAAAAAGAACCTTAAGCTTTGGTCCATGGTTTACCAATGATTTGTCCTGTTTGTGATGCATTTGAGAGATCTAGATTTATAGCTCTTTGGACTCAAGAACTACTTCAGAGCTATCAAGTTATTATCGTGTTCAACCTATTTATATTCAACTCTCACTTGGAATCCTTGATTAGAGATAATAACTTGCTCAAGTTTGCCTTTTATATTGCTTGGTGTCTTGCTgttaaaaatacaaaacaaaaaatttgggtTGATAGTTGGTGTGGCTTGTAATGATCAGTTTTAAGTATAGATCTTCGTGTGACATTTGGTCATCATTTTCGTGATCGGACAGTCATTCTTCGTAATGAGGTTGAAGTTTTGATCGCAGAACTTGTGGAGATAACATCGTTCTCCCATGTTTGATAGTGGACCTTGACTTTTCTATATTATTCTGCGAAGGTTTCACTTCCAAAGTTAAGCTTAATGGGTGATGGTCCTCGTGGAATACAAATATTTCCGGATCATTTTGCCGAGTCAACTTCTGGTGCAGATTCACCTCGAAGCGAAACATCTTGTTCCACAGATTTAACAACTTCTAGCGTTTTGGGGTGCGTTCTTTCAAGAATTATTAAACGGAATATAAATTTTATGTAAAACAGATTGATTCTGTTTGTTTTTGTTTGCTTTAGCTTAGGTCTCACAGCCGTACGTGGGCTCGCCAAAAAATCAAAACCGCTGCATCCATGCTGAACTTGTTTAGTCTAAAGGGTCTTTCATGGGGTTTAGGTGCAAATGGTCAGGAAAAGGTTGCATGAACGCTTGACAGATAATCATTTGGCAATGCAATTTTTAGTTTATGActactaaaaattttaaaactcgcAGGTTGTATTAACTGCTGTGGAGGTAGCATCACTACGTTCAGAAATAGGGGCTTTAGAAGAAAGAGAATCTCACTATAAAGCCCAGTAAGGAAACCCTCACTCTTAACTATTTATTTTGCAACATCCATTCTTTATTTCCCTTTGAGATAAATCTATTTATATCTTTATAATGCATTCAAAGATGGTCTTCTTCTCCGTTCTGTGACGGTTCAAATCCTTCTATGTGGTGTCTCACGAGTGTCATTCATTGaaacaaaatattgtttttatttattcatttacattttgtaAATTGCATTTATATTTTCTCCTCATATGTCCTAACCACCTCTTCACCACGAGAATGGGCGGACCAGGTTTGCTGAAGTGAGAGGATTTGAAAGATCTTTGGCGTGACTTGATAGATTTTTGAAGGAGACGAAACCTACAGGCTTCTAAAAATTAGACATAACAtttttgagtttttatgttcaTCATTTTTACACAGGTTAGAGCATGTTGATGAAATTTTGCGATCAGCTCGTCTCACGGGCTATTTGTTCGTACGAACGGTATTATTGATGTTTCTTATATTAATGCTTTTGGGTATTGAATTCTACAGTTTTATTTATATACTTTTTCTGTTCTTTTTTTTGCAGAGATGGGCAGCATTACCCGG
This genomic interval from Primulina eburnea isolate SZY01 chromosome 16, ASM2296580v1, whole genome shotgun sequence contains the following:
- the LOC140817337 gene encoding uncharacterized protein produces the protein MPRSSRHRSHKQSKHSSKDHPDSEEDVRTKDKGSRDENPANASRDSATGEKRKISSQAREGKEGKDPNGCGNGEASEECFSSKRRKEKTDIGDAGDRWNGGGEERGNSDKIVEKEKIKGDNSKTHSKLKEVGNKGESSKMEWKNKDKKYESGSAGEMESSAVVVVKEDSRNKGESKRKSERDYSGQKEGKEYKGKDRRADKEKEKKLGQVIKRGDAKTNLVDMDVGNKQELQQSGDLGVERKVKRSRENSDFPVKLELQNPELEKEVDKRLYRRRESSSDRGKHHDDLKEGDERGLSSRSDHAKDVKYKDDKPKDRIYDHKNDGQREEKYHEEMKNDNKHRDGKHKEDVKKDAKRREDRHRGDGDRDNRHKDEKDREDGEKDTKGKDYKYWDGADRRRDYRHREDSERESRHVDNRYRDDGGKNGRHGDVRHYENGDRDDRHRENDYREDSHKDNITKEEKHREDFERERQYKDGKHVDDFDREERPREAKYGEELAIRYCSGDKSDPRHSNDGFCAADRHSKHSSTHDDSPMHDDRTVRYRDDQGRRRTTEKQDNHDVRSRSTKDHRFDSEKRSGSEAGTDSVPDRGQSMSRNAEIELNLNHSRRGRSPSSSSLTPRDNYRLAKQDEYKHREYSDEERLRHNMTSGRDYALGGSEKTSSWSLEKLGQKEDGHLRESSAERRLKSDTRSSLLKRPDKSPSLNNDRRQFNRSGVRRNIDIEELVQRSSGSRDVKDHTGKEGRERRELAMNVLPRDEHSQAESDTLSMSSSFTRNNHLSGGSKSFPPLPPLRTGVDSPLMSGSIEDENRFKSNNRHRRSGGGDPNLGRIQGNPWRGVPSWPSTVPNGFMSFPHPPPPVGFHSVMQPFPAPAMFGIRPPVDSNHPAPYHVSDNDRFSIPVRPMGWHNPVDDSCNPLHSWDASHAVYRDEAHRYGRPGWDHSRSLPGGHGWDRTGDLCLEMQSYEQENDFSLNVDEALACQSIQPTQNEQIFPDEQAAINDVNQSNYESEINSADAPINNLKDTSSLAKISEKDDVPFCLVYLSKLDISADLTEPELFNQCRGFIYMDQSIISDIDYLKILFIEEAIEAKVAPHQILRSPLSETVDDSVFQKAITLYESQKGSFDKVINGEKFSSANLPFTKYDHEDLNIEDNKTEKPSSTSEMQDGKYALSHVNVEFIPSNTSSDAEGYTVSAHQDLDLPPANTMVKSKEPISTQEHDNMMVNLASKLLPKDQIIEEGPLSVESIEGFHAPLPAEVKNDGNIKDVKSSVTSYGTIPTDVCSEAMMPEIVVSESIILSRIHHSPESTH
- the LOC140815948 gene encoding uncharacterized protein isoform X1, which encodes MGDGPRGIQIFPDHFAESTSGADSPRSETSCSTDLTTSSVLGSHSRTWARQKIKTAASMLNLFSLKGLSWGLGANGQEKVVLTAVEVASLRSEIGALEERESHYKAQLEHVDEILRSARLTGYLFVRTRWAALPGEPLPIDDAEVDDWIPRFLVLHGSCIYLYMASTDLSPQDSTLLSDIVEVGPLPCLTREDEGIRHCFYILTSHGMRYECASISKIQVDSWLATLQIDCKLVSNSDYSRKA